A stretch of Gossypium hirsutum isolate 1008001.06 chromosome A06, Gossypium_hirsutum_v2.1, whole genome shotgun sequence DNA encodes these proteins:
- the LOC107948292 gene encoding probable serine/threonine-protein kinase PBL18: MGNCLQYFWPTAQNNPDTSGLTTGLLSEITSESDFPTVNLKVFTYAELDKATRNFALANRLGDGGSSHVFMGYIDERTCRAASLATGTPVAVKRLRTGSNLTHDELLSVVNDLGRHVHSNLVKLIGYCLEEEHRLLVCEYLPNGSLEDHLFIPERLPLSWETRVRIAMDVARGLSFLHGQRIIFRDLKAANVLLDSAFNAKLSDFGYAKIIPGVDPSLTDPIFRTRASGIEGYLAPEYLATDQLTSAIDVYSFGVLLLELVSGRRAVQQTESGIEDNIVEWAQPNIGSRHLLDKIMDTKLREYSHEEAYEVVLIASECVGERAQRPRMRKVLSALEQLCPSLVPAIASSSSAPVASSSTTHELSFRTLPQLQCPPSNIVSSREALSPPTMGCCCHVI, from the exons ATGGGCAATTGCTTGCAATACTTCTGGCCTACTGCGCAAAATAACCCTGACACTTCAG GACTTACAACCGGTCTCCTGAGTGAAATAACATCTGAAAGTGATTTTCCAACCGTCAATCTGAAAGTTTTCACATATGCTGAGCTAGACAAGGCTACTAGAAACTTCGCTTTGGCGAATCGCCTTGGGGACGGCGGGTCCAGTCATGTTTTCATGGGGTACATTGATGAGCGGACCTGTAGAGCTGCAAGCCTTGCAACTGGAACACCCGTTGCTGTGAAGCGGCTTAGAACCGGCAGCAATCTGACTCATGATGAGTTGCTG AGCGTAGTTAATGACCTCGGTCGCCATGTTCATTCGAATCTGGTCAAGCTTATTGGTTATTGCTTGGAAGAGGAACATAGGCTTTTGGTCTGTGAGTATCTACCTAACGGAAGCTTGGAGGATCATCTTTTCATACCTGAGCGTTTACCATTGTCGTGGGAAACAAGGGTCAGAATTGCCATGGATGTTGCTAGAGGCCTTTCTTTCTTACATGGTCAACGAATTATATTCCGAGATTTAAAGGCAGCGAATGTCCTACTAGATTCG GCCTTCAATGCAAAACTTTCGGATTTCGGCTACGCAAAAATCATTCCTGGCGTTGATCCATCTCTCACTGATCCAATTTTTCGAACCCGAGCTTCCGGTATTGAAGGATATCTTGCCCCTGAATATCTTGCTACAG ATCAGCTAACTTCAGCAATAGATGTCTATAGCTTTGGAGTCCTATTACTCGAACTGGTTTCCGGCCGCCGTGCTGTCCAACAAACAGAATCTGGTATAGAGGACAACATAGTGGAGTGGGCACAACCGAATATTGGCAGTAGACACCTGTTGGACAAAATCATGGATACCAAGTTAAGGGAGTACTCCCACGAGGAAGCTTATGAAGTTGTGCTCATTGCATCGGAGTGCGTAGGTGAAAGGGCCCAACGACCGCGAATGCGCAAGGTTTTATCGGCACTGGAACAGCTTTGCCCTTCTCTTGTCCCTGCCATTGCGTCATCAAGCAGTGCTCCTGTTGCATCATCAAGCACTACACATGAGCTTTCCTTTAGGACCCTACCTCAGCTTCAGTGTCCTCCCTCAAACATAGTTTCATCTCGCGAAGCACTTTCTCCTCCAACAATGGGCTGCTGCTGTCACGTCATCTGA
- the LOC107948294 gene encoding em protein H5, with amino-acid sequence MASQQERDELDRRAREGKTVVPGGTGGKSVEAQENLAGGRSRGGQARRDQIGREGYQEMGRKGGLSTVEKSGGERAAEEGIPINEDKFATKQRG; translated from the exons atGGCTTCCCAACAGGAAAGAGATGAGCTTGATCGTAGGGCAAGGGAAGGAAAGACCGTCGTCCCTGGTGGAACCGGTGGCAAAAGCGTTGAAGCTCAAGAAAACCTTGCTGGag GGAGGAGCCGGGGAGGGCAGGCGAGGAGGGACCAGATAGGAAGGGAAGGGTATCAAGAAATGGGTCGTAAAGGTGGGTTGAGCACCGTCGAGAAGTCGGGCGGAGAACGTGCGGCAGAAGAGGGGATTCCAATCAATGAGGACAAGTTCGCGACGAAGCAGAGGGGCTAA